One segment of Gadus chalcogrammus isolate NIFS_2021 chromosome 8, NIFS_Gcha_1.0, whole genome shotgun sequence DNA contains the following:
- the sec22ba gene encoding vesicle-trafficking protein SEC22b-A isoform X1 produces MVLFTMIARVADGLPLAASMQENEQPGRDLQKYQNQAKQLFRKLNEQSPDRCTLEAGDVSFHYLIEHGVCYLTLCEAVYPKKMAFGFLEDLQTEFYDNYGRKVPTVTRPYSFIEFDTYIQKMKKSYIDSRTRRNFGSINTELQDVQRIMVANIEEVLQRGEALSALDTKASNLTSLSKKYRSDAKYLNTRSTYAKVAAGALFLITLIIYVRFWWL; encoded by the exons ATGGTTTTATTCACGATGATCGCTCGTGTGGCAGACGGCCTGCCGCTGGCCGCCTCCATGCAGGAGAACGAACAG CCAGGAAGAGACCTGCAGAAATATCAGAACCAAGCCAAACAACTGTTCCGAAAACTGAACGAGCAGAGCCCTGACAGGTGTACTCTGGAGGCCGGTGACGTGTCTTTTCA CTATTTGATAGAACATGGCGTGTGCTACCTGACCCTCTGTGAGGCTGTTTACCCCAAGAAGATGGCCTTTGGGTTCCTGGAGGACCTTCAAACTGAGTTCTATGACAACTACGGCAGGAAAGTGCCCACAGTAACCAGACCATATTCCTTCATTGAATTTG ACACGTACATTCAGAAGATGAAGAAGTCCTACATTGACAGCAGGACCAGGAGGAATTTTGGCAGCATCAACACAGAGCTACAGGACGTCCAGAGAATTATGGTGGCTAACATTGAGGAGGTTCTGCAACGCGGAGAAGCTCTCTCTG CCCTGGACACTAAAGCCAGCAATCTGACCAGCCTCTCCAAGAAGTATAGAAGCGATGCCAAGTACCTGAACACCAGGTCCACATATGCTAAGGTGGCTGCCGGGGCCTTGTTCCTCATCACACTCATCATATATGTGCGTTTCTGGTGGCTCTGA
- the sec22ba gene encoding vesicle-trafficking protein SEC22b-A isoform X2, with protein MVLFTMIARVADGLPLAASMQENEQPGRDLQKYQNQAKQLFRKLNEQSPDRCTLEAGDVSFHYLIEHGVCYLTLCEAVYPKKMAFGFLEDLQTEFYDNYGRKVPTVTRPYSFIEFDTYIQKMKKSYIDSRTRRNFGSINTELQDVQRIMVANIEEVLQRGEALSALDTKASNLTSLSKKYRSDAKYLNTRSTYAKVQPHLCF; from the exons ATGGTTTTATTCACGATGATCGCTCGTGTGGCAGACGGCCTGCCGCTGGCCGCCTCCATGCAGGAGAACGAACAG CCAGGAAGAGACCTGCAGAAATATCAGAACCAAGCCAAACAACTGTTCCGAAAACTGAACGAGCAGAGCCCTGACAGGTGTACTCTGGAGGCCGGTGACGTGTCTTTTCA CTATTTGATAGAACATGGCGTGTGCTACCTGACCCTCTGTGAGGCTGTTTACCCCAAGAAGATGGCCTTTGGGTTCCTGGAGGACCTTCAAACTGAGTTCTATGACAACTACGGCAGGAAAGTGCCCACAGTAACCAGACCATATTCCTTCATTGAATTTG ACACGTACATTCAGAAGATGAAGAAGTCCTACATTGACAGCAGGACCAGGAGGAATTTTGGCAGCATCAACACAGAGCTACAGGACGTCCAGAGAATTATGGTGGCTAACATTGAGGAGGTTCTGCAACGCGGAGAAGCTCTCTCTG CCCTGGACACTAAAGCCAGCAATCTGACCAGCCTCTCCAAGAAGTATAGAAGCGATGCCAAGTACCTGAACACCAGGTCCACATATGCTAAG
- the zgc:55943 gene encoding uncharacterized protein C1orf21 homolog isoform X4, producing MGCTSAKQVSAVPNGEDGRNKAQSNGEILSDEYRMKGAEQERYAGGEQEREDGQEDCTEKSALLGKGQHTEDNGSNGKILSIHSSESQQEFFRMLDEKIEKGQDYCSEGEDLT from the exons ATGGGCTGCACTTCGGCCAAGCAGGTGTCGGCCGTGCCCAACGGTGAAGATGGCCGGAATAAAGCCCAGAGCAATGGGGAGATCCTCTCAG ACGAGTACAGGATGAAAGGGGCCGAGCAAGAGAGGTATGCCGGCGGGGAGCAGGAGCGAGAGGACGGTCAGGAGGACTGCACG GAGAAAAGTGCCCTGCTGGGTAAAGGCCAGCACACGGAGGATAATGGATCCAATGGAAAGATACT AAGCATCCACTCCTCAGAGAGCCAGCAGGAATTCTTCCGTATGTTAGACGAGAAAATTGAAAAG GGGCAAGACTACTGCTCTGAAGGAGAAGACCTGACATAA
- the zgc:55943 gene encoding uncharacterized protein C1orf21 homolog isoform X1, which yields MGCTSAKQVSAVPNGEDGRNKAQSNGEILSDEYRMKGAEQERYAGGEQEREDGQEDCTVRCGLNWCFNCFTKNRRFPVFRNGVDCAFIVLFECAQEKSALLGKGQHTEDNGSNGKILSIHSSESQQEFFRMLDEKIEKGQDYCSEGEDLT from the exons ATGGGCTGCACTTCGGCCAAGCAGGTGTCGGCCGTGCCCAACGGTGAAGATGGCCGGAATAAAGCCCAGAGCAATGGGGAGATCCTCTCAG ACGAGTACAGGATGAAAGGGGCCGAGCAAGAGAGGTATGCCGGCGGGGAGCAGGAGCGAGAGGACGGTCAGGAGGACTGCACGGTACGGTGTGGTCTTAACTGGTGTTTTAACTGTTTTACAAAGAACCGCCGTTTCCCTGTGTTTCGAAATGGTGTTGATTGTGCTTTTATTGTGTTGTTCGAATGTGCCCAGGAGAAAAGTGCCCTGCTGGGTAAAGGCCAGCACACGGAGGATAATGGATCCAATGGAAAGATACT AAGCATCCACTCCTCAGAGAGCCAGCAGGAATTCTTCCGTATGTTAGACGAGAAAATTGAAAAG GGGCAAGACTACTGCTCTGAAGGAGAAGACCTGACATAA
- the zgc:55943 gene encoding uncharacterized protein C1orf21 homolog isoform X2, which translates to MGCTSAKQVSAVPNGEDGRNKAQSNGEILSDEYRMKGAEQERYAGGEQEREDGQEDCTEKSALLGKGQHTEDNGSNGKILSIHSSESQQEFFRMLDEKIEKVKLRKPFKCQSFPAPLLSIPNDIQGLGLVYSFTL; encoded by the exons ATGGGCTGCACTTCGGCCAAGCAGGTGTCGGCCGTGCCCAACGGTGAAGATGGCCGGAATAAAGCCCAGAGCAATGGGGAGATCCTCTCAG ACGAGTACAGGATGAAAGGGGCCGAGCAAGAGAGGTATGCCGGCGGGGAGCAGGAGCGAGAGGACGGTCAGGAGGACTGCACG GAGAAAAGTGCCCTGCTGGGTAAAGGCCAGCACACGGAGGATAATGGATCCAATGGAAAGATACT AAGCATCCACTCCTCAGAGAGCCAGCAGGAATTCTTCCGTATGTTAGACGAGAAAATTGAAAAGGTAAAACTAAGAAAACCGTTTAAATGTCAGTCATTTCCAGCCCCCCTTTTATCTATTCCAAACGACATACAAGGCCTAGGATTAGTGTATTCCTTCaccctttaa
- the zgc:55943 gene encoding uncharacterized protein zgc:55943 isoform X3 — translation MGCTSAKQVSAVPNGEDGRNKAQSNGEILSDEYRMKGAEQERYAGGEQEREDGQEDCTVRCGLNWCFNCFTKNRRFPVFRNGVDCAFIVLFECAQEKSALLGKGQHTEDNGSNGKIL, via the exons ATGGGCTGCACTTCGGCCAAGCAGGTGTCGGCCGTGCCCAACGGTGAAGATGGCCGGAATAAAGCCCAGAGCAATGGGGAGATCCTCTCAG ACGAGTACAGGATGAAAGGGGCCGAGCAAGAGAGGTATGCCGGCGGGGAGCAGGAGCGAGAGGACGGTCAGGAGGACTGCACGGTACGGTGTGGTCTTAACTGGTGTTTTAACTGTTTTACAAAGAACCGCCGTTTCCCTGTGTTTCGAAATGGTGTTGATTGTGCTTTTATTGTGTTGTTCGAATGTGCCCAGGAGAAAAGTGCCCTGCTGGGTAAAGGCCAGCACACGGAGGATAATGGATCCAATGGAAAGATACTGTAA
- the tsen15 gene encoding tRNA-splicing endonuclease subunit Sen15 produces the protein MNEVTEMTESTDTLCVDDVDDLFPHNWILHHPMYLRMQSLDVEDGAQVHAAFLVYMDLTEVRHWKDVSSLKCPELQVVLLEGREKEGAPMQSILPLPVHQYLNHKSVRTVLGRGFPLLLCVVASDSTLVYQRMTDGFVTPDPPAGQIQDHGRRQHRKRHQQH, from the exons atgaatgaagtCACCGAGATGACGGAATCAACAGATACGTTATGcgttgatgatgttgatgacctTTTCCCTCACAACTGGATCCTTCACCACCCAATG TATCTGCGGATGCAGAGTTTGGACGTGGAGGACGGTGCTCAGGTCCACGCAGCTTTCCTTGTTTACATGGATCTAACCGAGG TGCGTCACTGGAAGGACGTTTCTAGCCTTAAATGTCCCGAGCTACAGGTGGTGTTGTTGGAAGGACGGGAGAAGGAGGGGGCCCCCATGCAGAGCATCCTACCCCTTCCCGTTCACCAGTATCTGAACCACAAAAG TGTGCGTACCGTCTTGGGCCGCGGCTTCCCTTTGTTGCTGTGTGTGGTCGCGTCTGACTCCACCCTGGTTTACCAGAGGATGACTGATGGCTTTGTGACGCCGGACCCTCCCGCTGGCCAAATCCAGGACCACGGTCGCCGGCAGCACCGCAAAAGACACCAGCAACATTGA